A DNA window from Pseudomonas sp. GD03919 contains the following coding sequences:
- a CDS encoding AEC family transporter: protein MLAAQAILPIFALIVLGYVLGWRQWLTTESAAGLANITFKLFMPTLLFAGIAKASLAEGLSPVLLLAYYLPVLLVFVVVNVLAHWRRGTATPLGLVAAFSNNVLVGIPLIASLMGNDGLLYVFAILVFHSLTLFSLHSFYAAFGSQERVNGRALLKNLANPMIIGLGLGALLNLSGLQVPESLWRAVTWLGQAALPCALIVLGASLSRYRLRPTGEAWGVALAKLLLFPALVWWLSGQLSGLNETARSVLVLLAACPSGVNVMAFARTAEDSRSVSAAISLSTLLAAISLPLWMLLVGF from the coding sequence ATGCTCGCGGCACAGGCAATTCTGCCGATCTTCGCTTTGATCGTTCTTGGCTATGTATTGGGTTGGCGCCAGTGGCTCACCACCGAGTCGGCGGCCGGTCTGGCCAACATCACCTTCAAGCTGTTCATGCCGACGCTGCTGTTCGCCGGCATCGCCAAGGCATCGCTCGCCGAGGGCCTGTCGCCTGTGTTGCTGCTGGCGTACTACCTGCCGGTACTGCTGGTGTTCGTCGTGGTCAACGTGCTGGCGCATTGGCGGCGCGGTACGGCGACGCCGCTGGGATTGGTGGCGGCATTCTCCAACAACGTGCTGGTCGGCATCCCGCTGATCGCCAGTCTGATGGGTAATGACGGCCTGCTCTACGTCTTCGCCATCCTGGTGTTTCACAGCCTCACGCTGTTTTCCCTGCACAGCTTTTACGCTGCCTTTGGCAGCCAGGAGCGCGTCAACGGCCGCGCACTTCTGAAGAACCTGGCCAACCCGATGATCATCGGTCTGGGATTGGGGGCACTGCTCAACCTGTCCGGACTGCAGGTGCCGGAAAGCCTGTGGCGTGCAGTCACCTGGCTGGGCCAGGCTGCGTTGCCCTGCGCGCTGATCGTGCTCGGCGCCAGCTTGTCGCGCTATCGCCTGCGCCCGACCGGCGAGGCCTGGGGCGTGGCATTGGCCAAGCTGCTGCTTTTTCCTGCGCTGGTGTGGTGGCTCAGCGGCCAGCTATCTGGCCTCAACGAGACCGCGCGCAGCGTGTTGGTGCTGCTTGCTGCTTGTCCCAGCGGGGTCAACGTGATGGCGTTTGCCCGTACGGCCGAAGACAGCCGTAGCGTCAGCGCGGCGATTTCCCTGTCCACACTATTGGCGGCGATTTCCCTGCCGCTGTGGATGCTGCTGGTCGGGTTCTGA
- the fabR gene encoding HTH-type transcriptional repressor FabR, protein MTPRAEQKQQTRQSLMDAALTLMESGRGFGSLSLREVTRVAGIVPTGFYRHFADMDELGLALVAEVGETFRAAIRQVRRHEFEMRGMIDASVRIFLAEVAANHAQFLFLAREQYGGSQPVRQAIAALRERITSDLAADLKLMNRMPHLDDAALDVVSDLVVKTVFATLPELIDPPAETLPAHLTAEAKVIQQLRFIMVGGKHWLGLGKPSD, encoded by the coding sequence ATGACGCCACGCGCCGAACAAAAGCAGCAGACCCGCCAGTCCCTGATGGACGCCGCCCTCACGCTGATGGAAAGCGGGCGCGGCTTTGGCAGCCTGAGCCTGCGCGAAGTGACGCGCGTCGCCGGTATCGTGCCCACCGGTTTCTATCGGCACTTCGCCGACATGGACGAACTCGGCCTGGCACTGGTGGCGGAAGTCGGTGAGACCTTCCGCGCGGCGATCCGCCAGGTACGCCGCCATGAATTCGAGATGCGCGGCATGATCGATGCCTCGGTGCGCATCTTCCTCGCTGAAGTAGCGGCCAATCACGCTCAGTTCCTATTTCTCGCCCGTGAGCAGTACGGCGGCTCACAACCCGTGCGCCAGGCCATTGCCGCCCTGCGCGAACGCATCACCAGCGACCTGGCCGCCGATCTCAAGCTGATGAACCGCATGCCGCACCTCGACGATGCGGCGCTCGACGTGGTCTCGGATCTGGTGGTCAAAACCGTCTTCGCCACCTTGCCCGAGCTGATCGATCCGCCCGCCGAAACCCTGCCCGCGCACCTCACCGCAGAGGCCAAGGTCATCCAGCAACTACGCTTCATCATGGTCGGTGGCAAGCATTGGCTGGGGCTGGGCAAGCCTTCAGACTAG
- the ureE gene encoding urease accessory protein UreE: protein MLVIHSRIAPQSACDAELELTFEARSKSRLRCFTTDGEEVGLFLERGQPALADGECLLAKDGRIVCVRAKAEPLLHVTCASPFELMRAAYHLGNRHVALQLGDGWLRLPDDYVLKAMLEQLGATVEAIEAPYQPEQGAYGGGHHHSHHGDEEFNYGPRLHQFGVRK, encoded by the coding sequence ATGCTGGTGATCCACTCCCGAATCGCGCCGCAGAGCGCCTGCGACGCCGAACTGGAACTGACCTTCGAAGCCCGCAGCAAGAGCCGCCTGCGCTGCTTCACCACTGACGGTGAAGAGGTCGGCCTGTTTCTCGAACGCGGCCAGCCGGCACTGGCCGATGGCGAGTGCCTGCTGGCCAAGGATGGCCGCATCGTGTGCGTGCGCGCCAAGGCCGAGCCGCTGCTGCATGTGACCTGCGCCAGCCCCTTCGAGCTGATGCGCGCCGCCTATCACCTGGGCAACCGCCATGTCGCCCTGCAACTGGGCGATGGCTGGCTGCGCCTGCCGGATGACTACGTACTCAAGGCCATGCTGGAGCAGCTCGGCGCCACGGTCGAAGCCATCGAAGCGCCCTACCAGCCCGAACAGGGCGCCTATGGCGGCGGTCACCATCACTCCCATCATGGCGACGAGGAATTCAACTACGGCCCGCGCCTGCACCAGTTCGGGGTGCGCAAGTGA
- a CDS encoding urease accessory protein UreF, which translates to MKPAWALLRLASPQLPIGGYSYSQGLEWAIDSTLVSDAVSAERWLADQLLLNLARFEAPLLLAHCRAAAQADWAQLQLLAEQHRASRETRELALESRQMGYSLRQLLEGLPELDEAARDLLATQEEPGLALAWALAARAWQIAPDDALAAWLWGWLENQLAVLMKVLPLGQQAAQRLTSRLLPQLEAAQQQAASLSPEHWGSAAFGLALASMAHERQYSRLFRS; encoded by the coding sequence ATGAAACCCGCCTGGGCTCTTTTACGCCTGGCCAGCCCACAGTTGCCCATTGGCGGCTACAGCTACTCGCAAGGCCTGGAATGGGCTATCGACAGCACTCTGGTCAGCGATGCCGTGAGCGCCGAGCGCTGGCTGGCCGATCAGCTCTTGCTCAATCTCGCGCGCTTCGAAGCGCCGCTGCTGCTGGCCCACTGCCGCGCAGCCGCACAGGCTGACTGGGCACAGCTTCAGCTACTGGCCGAACAACACCGCGCCAGCCGCGAAACCCGCGAACTGGCCCTGGAAAGCCGGCAGATGGGTTATTCGCTGCGGCAACTGCTCGAAGGCCTGCCCGAGCTGGACGAGGCCGCGCGTGACCTGCTCGCAACCCAGGAGGAGCCCGGCTTGGCTCTGGCCTGGGCACTGGCGGCACGCGCCTGGCAGATCGCCCCGGACGATGCCCTGGCCGCCTGGCTCTGGGGCTGGCTGGAGAACCAGCTCGCCGTGCTGATGAAGGTGCTGCCGCTTGGCCAGCAGGCCGCCCAGCGCCTGACCAGCCGCCTGCTGCCGCAGCTCGAGGCGGCCCAGCAACAAGCCGCCAGCCTTTCCCCCGAACACTGGGGCAGCGCCGCCTTCGGCCTGGCCCTGGCGAGCATGGCGCACGAGCGCCAGTACTCGCGTCTTTTCCGCTCCTGA
- a CDS encoding HupE/UreJ family protein yields the protein MNLRKTLSAIALLCTPALAFAHPGHGDSGLMAGLAHPVFGMDHLLAMFAVGLWAAQQSGAARWALPLTFVGSMLVGGLLGFSGVEIPLMETGIAGSVLAFGLLVVVAARLPMAVSVALTAFFALTHGVAHGLELPELASPFGYAIGFIVATAALHAIGFALVRFLPQAAAPLVRIAGGASAATGAWLLLS from the coding sequence ATGAACCTGCGCAAGACCCTTTCCGCCATCGCCCTGCTCTGCACCCCGGCACTGGCCTTCGCCCACCCTGGGCATGGTGATTCCGGCCTGATGGCCGGCCTGGCCCACCCGGTGTTTGGCATGGATCACCTGCTGGCGATGTTCGCCGTTGGCCTGTGGGCCGCCCAACAGAGCGGCGCGGCGCGCTGGGCGCTGCCGCTGACTTTCGTCGGCAGCATGCTGGTCGGCGGCCTGCTCGGCTTCTCCGGCGTGGAAATCCCACTGATGGAAACCGGCATCGCCGGCTCGGTACTGGCGTTCGGCTTGCTGGTAGTGGTCGCCGCACGCCTGCCGATGGCGGTATCCGTAGCCCTGACCGCCTTCTTCGCCCTCACCCACGGTGTCGCTCACGGTCTGGAGTTGCCGGAACTGGCCAGCCCCTTCGGCTACGCCATCGGCTTCATCGTCGCCACTGCCGCACTGCATGCCATTGGCTTTGCATTGGTGCGTTTTCTGCCCCAGGCCGCAGCACCCTTGGTACGTATCGCGGGTGGCGCCTCGGCAGCAACGGGTGCCTGGTTGCTGCTCAGCTGA
- a CDS encoding fatty acid desaturase family protein: protein MCQCPAWGCGDRPVTARLDRELNPAELEAFGQELDALRQRTLADLGEHDARYIRRVRSAVRLCCWSGRALLMLGWFPPTWLLGTFLLGLGKILENMELGHNVMHGQYDWMNDPEFSGRQYEWDIVGPADFWRHTHNHMHHTYTNVLGMDDDVGYGVVRLFPEQRWKPFYRWQPLWVTIQALLFQYAVAIQHLRLDKLAKGRISKEEVAPLARQFGAKLARQWGKDYLVFPLLALLLGANALAVLAGNLVANLLRNLWTFLVIFCGHFTEKAAVFAPEILQGETRGHWYLRQLRGSSNLSGGPLLHILTGNLSHQIEHHLFPDLPARRYAELAREVRLIAERYGQHYNCGTLWGQFATVLRRIWIYRLPSAGMA, encoded by the coding sequence GTGTGTCAGTGCCCCGCATGGGGATGTGGAGATCGACCTGTGACTGCCCGCCTTGATCGAGAGCTGAACCCTGCCGAGCTGGAGGCCTTCGGCCAGGAGCTGGACGCCCTGCGCCAGCGTACGCTGGCTGACCTGGGTGAACACGACGCGCGTTATATCCGCCGCGTGCGCAGTGCCGTGCGCCTGTGCTGTTGGAGCGGCCGCGCGCTGCTGATGCTCGGCTGGTTTCCGCCGACCTGGCTGCTCGGCACTTTCCTGCTGGGCCTGGGCAAGATTCTCGAGAACATGGAGCTGGGCCATAACGTCATGCATGGCCAGTACGACTGGATGAACGATCCGGAGTTTTCCGGGCGCCAGTACGAATGGGATATCGTCGGGCCGGCTGATTTCTGGCGGCACACGCATAACCATATGCACCACACCTACACCAACGTGCTGGGCATGGACGACGATGTCGGCTACGGCGTGGTGCGCCTGTTCCCCGAACAGCGCTGGAAGCCGTTCTACCGCTGGCAACCCCTGTGGGTGACGATCCAGGCGCTGCTGTTCCAGTACGCCGTGGCCATTCAGCACCTGCGCCTGGACAAACTGGCCAAGGGGCGCATCAGCAAGGAAGAAGTGGCGCCTCTGGCGCGTCAGTTCGGCGCCAAGCTGGCACGGCAGTGGGGCAAGGATTATCTGGTCTTCCCATTGCTGGCGCTGCTGCTCGGTGCCAATGCCCTGGCCGTGCTGGCCGGCAACCTGGTGGCCAATCTGCTGCGCAATCTATGGACCTTTCTGGTGATCTTCTGCGGTCATTTCACCGAGAAGGCGGCGGTCTTTGCGCCAGAAATATTGCAAGGGGAGACGCGCGGGCACTGGTATCTGCGCCAACTGCGCGGCTCGAGCAATCTGTCCGGTGGGCCGCTGCTGCATATCCTGACCGGCAACCTCAGTCATCAGATCGAGCATCACCTGTTCCCGGATCTGCCGGCGCGGCGCTATGCCGAACTGGCACGTGAGGTGCGCCTGATCGCCGAGCGTTATGGCCAGCATTACAACTGCGGCACCTTGTGGGGGCAGTTTGCGACTGTGCTTCGACGTATCTGGATCTACCGCTTGCCCTCTGCAGGGATGGCATGA
- a CDS encoding TIGR00730 family Rossman fold protein, translating to MSLRSVCVFCGASPGASPIYREAAEALGQHLAKRGMRLIYGGGAVGLMGVVADAALNAGGEVIGIIPQSLERAEIGHRNLTCLEVVDGMHARKARMAQLANAFIALPGGLGTLEELFEVWTWGQLGYHAKPLGLLEVNGFYSKLGDFLDHLVAERFVRPQHREMLQIAGTPQDLIDALVEWRPSAAPKWVDHEPV from the coding sequence ATGTCCCTGCGTAGCGTCTGCGTCTTCTGTGGTGCCAGCCCTGGTGCCAGTCCCATCTACCGCGAAGCGGCCGAAGCCCTCGGTCAGCACCTGGCCAAGCGCGGCATGCGCCTGATCTACGGCGGCGGCGCCGTCGGCCTGATGGGCGTGGTCGCCGATGCGGCGCTGAACGCCGGTGGCGAGGTGATCGGCATCATCCCGCAAAGCCTGGAACGTGCCGAGATCGGCCATCGCAACCTGACCTGTCTGGAAGTGGTGGATGGCATGCATGCACGCAAGGCACGCATGGCCCAGCTGGCCAATGCCTTCATCGCCCTGCCCGGTGGCCTCGGCACCCTGGAAGAGCTGTTCGAAGTGTGGACCTGGGGCCAACTCGGCTACCACGCCAAACCGCTGGGCCTGCTGGAGGTGAACGGTTTTTACAGCAAACTCGGCGACTTCCTCGATCATCTGGTCGCCGAACGCTTCGTGCGCCCGCAGCACCGCGAGATGCTGCAGATTGCCGGTACCCCCCAAGACCTGATCGATGCGCTGGTCGAATGGCGCCCGAGCGCGGCGCCGAAGTGGGTAGATCACGAGCCCGTCTGA
- a CDS encoding LysE family transporter: MFSFFLAAMLLGFVFNATPGAVFSETLRRGLRDGYKPALMVQIGSLVGDATWAAVGLTGLALLLDSAQIRYPLTLASALYLAWLGYQSLRDAHRPPLPSDDSQGAAGGAFAAGAALSLTNPQNIVYWAAMGGAMAAIGVAQPTPAHLAVFFAGFMVSSLLWCFICAGLVDWFRRAASLLWHRLTYAACGVVLLGLAGMSALELV, encoded by the coding sequence ATGTTCAGTTTCTTCCTCGCCGCCATGCTCCTTGGCTTCGTCTTCAACGCGACGCCCGGCGCCGTATTCAGTGAAACCCTGCGCCGAGGCCTGCGCGACGGCTACAAGCCGGCGCTGATGGTGCAGATCGGCTCGCTGGTGGGCGATGCCACCTGGGCCGCCGTGGGCCTGACCGGCCTGGCACTGCTGCTCGACAGCGCACAGATCCGCTACCCGTTGACCCTGGCCAGTGCGCTGTATCTGGCCTGGCTCGGTTATCAGTCATTGCGCGACGCTCATCGCCCGCCGCTGCCCAGCGACGACAGTCAGGGCGCCGCTGGTGGTGCCTTCGCCGCAGGCGCTGCGCTGTCGCTGACCAACCCGCAAAACATCGTTTACTGGGCGGCCATGGGCGGCGCGATGGCGGCCATCGGCGTCGCTCAGCCAACGCCAGCTCACCTGGCGGTGTTCTTCGCCGGCTTCATGGTCTCGTCGCTGCTCTGGTGCTTCATCTGCGCCGGCCTGGTGGACTGGTTTCGCCGCGCGGCCTCGCTGCTCTGGCACCGCCTGACCTACGCAGCCTGCGGCGTGGTGCTGCTGGGGCTGGCCGGCATGAGCGCACTGGAGCTGGTCTGA
- a CDS encoding TRAP transporter small permease subunit, which produces MRKGIRAFVRVVDAFNLRVGRFAMYLIFAMLAVLLYSSISKTFFTPSIWTLESAQFLMVAYFLLGGAYSMQLDAHVRMDLAYSNWSPRTRAVVDAITVFMLIFYLVMLLIGGISSTEYAIEYKETSYSAWSPYMAPIKIVMCLGIVMMLLQAIATFFKDLYAARGETL; this is translated from the coding sequence ATGCGCAAGGGCATTAGAGCTTTCGTCCGGGTCGTGGACGCATTCAACCTGAGGGTCGGGCGTTTCGCCATGTACCTGATCTTCGCCATGCTGGCGGTGCTGTTGTATTCCTCGATCAGCAAGACCTTCTTCACGCCATCGATCTGGACCCTGGAAAGCGCCCAGTTCCTCATGGTCGCCTATTTCCTGCTCGGCGGTGCCTACTCGATGCAGCTCGACGCCCATGTGCGCATGGACCTGGCCTACAGCAACTGGTCGCCGCGCACCCGGGCGGTGGTCGATGCGATCACCGTGTTCATGCTGATCTTCTACCTGGTGATGCTGCTGATCGGTGGCATTTCCTCCACCGAGTACGCCATTGAATACAAGGAGACCAGCTACTCGGCGTGGTCGCCCTACATGGCTCCCATCAAGATCGTCATGTGTTTGGGCATCGTCATGATGCTGCTGCAGGCGATCGCCACCTTCTTCAAGGATCTGTACGCGGCCCGTGGGGAGACGCTTTGA
- the ureG gene encoding urease accessory protein UreG: MNSQPLRVGIGGPVGSGKTALTLALCRALRERYNIAVVTNDIYTQEDAQFLVRNEALEPERIIGVETGGCPHTAIREDASINLEAVEQLNRRFPGLDLIIVESGGDNLSATFSPELSDLTLYVIDVSAGDKLPRKGGPGICKSDLLVINKVDLAPMVGASLEVMERDTLKMRGDKPFVFSNQKIGQGLDEIIAFIERQGMLTAA, encoded by the coding sequence ATGAACAGCCAACCCCTGCGTGTCGGCATCGGCGGCCCGGTCGGTTCCGGCAAGACTGCCCTCACCCTCGCCCTGTGCCGCGCCCTGCGCGAGCGCTACAACATCGCCGTGGTCACCAACGACATCTACACCCAGGAAGATGCCCAGTTTCTGGTGCGCAACGAGGCGCTGGAGCCCGAGCGCATCATCGGCGTGGAAACCGGCGGCTGCCCGCACACCGCCATCCGCGAGGACGCCTCGATCAACCTGGAGGCGGTCGAGCAGCTCAACCGCCGCTTCCCCGGCCTCGACCTGATCATCGTCGAGTCCGGCGGCGACAACCTGTCGGCCACCTTCAGCCCCGAGCTGTCCGACCTGACCCTGTACGTGATCGATGTGTCAGCCGGCGACAAGCTGCCGCGCAAGGGCGGACCCGGTATCTGCAAATCCGACCTGCTGGTGATCAACAAGGTCGATCTGGCCCCGATGGTCGGCGCCTCACTGGAAGTGATGGAGCGCGACACCCTGAAGATGCGCGGCGACAAGCCCTTCGTCTTCAGCAACCAGAAAATCGGCCAGGGTCTCGATGAGATCATCGCCTTCATCGAACGCCAGGGCATGCTCACGGCAGCCTGA
- a CDS encoding TRAP transporter large permease: protein MSYELIAMLMFSSMMLLLLTGKRVFGAIGFVAAAAALLLWGDGGSEMAFSAAMKLMKWYPLLTLPMFVFMGYMLSESGIAEDLYKMFHVWMGPLPGGLAIGTIFLMVAISAMNGLSVAGMAIGASIALPELLRRGYDKIMITGVIQAGSSLGILIPPSVVLVLYGMIARQPVGQLWLAGAIPGLMMAGMFMLYIAIRCRLQPQLGPALSQAEREQISMQEKLRLLSAGLVPVFIFLSMTGLFLMGYTSLVESSAVGAAAATLAALFKGRLSGKVMEETLRKTLAISCMFMWIILAALCFGAVFDGLGAVRAIEGFFVDSLHLGPWQILILMQISFIVMGMFLDDTAMLVIVAPLYIPLVGALGFDLIWYGVLYTITCQIAYMTPPFGYNLFLMRAMAPPEVSLRDIYVSVIPFVFIMVLALTLVMVFPQLALWLPQLHYGG from the coding sequence ATGAGCTACGAGCTGATCGCAATGCTGATGTTCTCCTCGATGATGCTGTTGCTGCTGACCGGTAAGCGAGTCTTCGGCGCCATCGGCTTCGTCGCTGCGGCTGCTGCATTGCTGTTGTGGGGTGATGGCGGCTCGGAGATGGCCTTCAGCGCGGCCATGAAACTGATGAAGTGGTACCCGCTGCTGACTCTGCCGATGTTCGTGTTCATGGGTTACATGCTCTCCGAGTCGGGCATCGCCGAAGACCTCTACAAGATGTTCCATGTATGGATGGGCCCGCTGCCGGGCGGCCTGGCCATCGGCACCATCTTCCTTATGGTGGCGATCTCGGCGATGAACGGCCTGAGCGTGGCCGGCATGGCCATTGGCGCCAGCATCGCCTTGCCCGAGCTGCTCAGGCGTGGCTATGACAAGATCATGATCACCGGGGTGATCCAGGCGGGCAGTTCGCTGGGGATTCTGATTCCGCCCAGCGTGGTGCTGGTGCTCTACGGCATGATCGCGCGTCAGCCGGTGGGGCAGTTGTGGCTGGCCGGGGCGATTCCCGGACTGATGATGGCCGGCATGTTCATGCTCTACATCGCCATTCGCTGCCGCTTGCAGCCGCAGCTCGGCCCAGCGCTGTCACAGGCCGAGCGCGAGCAGATCAGCATGCAGGAGAAGCTGCGCCTGCTCAGTGCCGGGCTGGTACCGGTGTTCATTTTCCTGTCGATGACCGGGCTGTTCCTGATGGGCTACACCAGCCTGGTGGAAAGCTCGGCGGTCGGTGCAGCGGCAGCGACCTTGGCAGCGCTCTTCAAGGGGCGGCTGAGTGGCAAGGTGATGGAGGAAACGCTGCGCAAGACCCTGGCCATCAGTTGCATGTTCATGTGGATCATTCTCGCCGCGTTGTGCTTCGGCGCGGTGTTCGATGGCCTTGGTGCGGTCAGGGCCATCGAAGGTTTCTTCGTCGACAGCCTGCACCTGGGGCCGTGGCAGATTCTCATCCTGATGCAGATCTCCTTCATCGTGATGGGCATGTTCCTCGACGACACCGCCATGCTGGTGATCGTCGCGCCGCTCTACATCCCGCTGGTCGGTGCCCTGGGCTTCGATCTGATCTGGTACGGCGTGCTCTACACCATCACCTGCCAGATCGCCTACATGACCCCGCCATTCGGCTACAACCTGTTCCTCATGCGAGCCATGGCTCCGCCTGAAGTGTCCCTGCGCGACATCTACGTCTCGGTCATACCCTTCGTCTTCATCATGGTCCTGGCGCTGACCCTGGTCATGGTCT
- a CDS encoding alpha/beta fold hydrolase, with the protein MKRLARVLLGLLLVFGLTLAAFVALNWAPDRPLDELKARWAPSPSQFVDIYGMSVHLRDQGRRDDPEPILLLHGTSASLHTWEGWVKELAPRRRVISVDLPGFGLTGPFADGNYHVEHYTAFLLALLDHLRVNGVVLVGNSFGGQLAWRFALAHPERSARLVLVDAAGYPRNAESVPIGFRLAGIPALAPLMSRLLPRSMIESSVRNVYGDPDKVDDELVERYYQLTLREGNRQALRQRFAQAPSGELHERIGELQLPTLIIWGARDRLIPPDNAERFAADIEGSQLVLFDDLGHVPQEEDAQRTVAVLVAFLLR; encoded by the coding sequence ATGAAACGTCTCGCCCGTGTGCTGCTCGGCCTGTTGCTGGTATTCGGGCTGACTCTCGCCGCTTTCGTCGCCCTCAACTGGGCGCCGGACCGTCCTCTGGACGAGCTCAAGGCTCGCTGGGCGCCATCGCCGTCGCAGTTCGTCGACATCTATGGAATGTCGGTGCACCTTCGTGATCAGGGGCGACGCGATGACCCCGAGCCTATCCTGCTGCTGCACGGCACGTCGGCCAGCCTGCACACCTGGGAAGGTTGGGTGAAGGAACTGGCCCCACGGCGCCGGGTGATCAGTGTGGATCTGCCCGGCTTCGGCCTCACCGGGCCATTCGCCGATGGCAATTACCACGTCGAGCACTACACGGCGTTTCTCCTCGCCCTGCTCGATCATCTACGGGTGAACGGTGTCGTGCTGGTCGGCAACAGTTTCGGTGGCCAGTTGGCCTGGCGCTTTGCCCTGGCCCATCCCGAACGTAGTGCACGCCTGGTGCTGGTGGACGCGGCTGGCTATCCGCGCAACGCCGAGTCTGTACCGATAGGCTTTCGCCTGGCAGGCATCCCGGCCTTGGCGCCGCTGATGAGCCGCTTGTTGCCGCGGAGCATGATCGAGTCGAGCGTGCGCAACGTTTATGGCGATCCGGACAAAGTCGACGATGAACTGGTCGAGCGCTACTACCAACTGACGTTGCGCGAGGGGAACCGCCAGGCCTTGCGCCAGCGCTTCGCTCAGGCCCCCAGCGGCGAGCTGCACGAGCGGATCGGCGAACTGCAATTGCCTACGCTGATCATCTGGGGCGCGCGTGACCGGCTGATTCCTCCGGACAATGCCGAGCGCTTCGCCGCCGACATCGAGGGCAGCCAGCTGGTGCTGTTCGATGACCTTGGCCATGTGCCCCAAGAAGAGGACGCACAGCGCACCGTTGCAGTGCTGGTTGCCTTTCTGCTGCGCTGA
- a CDS encoding ferredoxin reductase, translating into MPLIPLSLARRLSPALQPLRRLCAGGWLREADVDLCLRLLHPALRLNRVYARVESRRWVADDMLAIQLRCNGNARGWRAGQHVQLYLQQDGVRHGRSYSLTSVAADGRIEVAIKRQPGGRLSNLLLDHLAVGQLIELGQAFGDFAWPQEPRAVLLLAAGSGITPLLGLLREALARGFSAPVTLLHQVRHRGQQAFAEELQALAARHANFQVQWAFSGEGERLSAERLAALPGEHVRVCGPRGFVEQACGGWHDAGRGGSLQSESFSPLPVLADAQARAIRLSFARSQQQVSGSSNASLLEQAEAAGLRPAHGCRQGICTSCTCLLLAGTVRDLRSGALFAEPNQPIRLCVSAPHGDVEIDL; encoded by the coding sequence ATGCCCCTGATTCCCCTGTCATTGGCGCGGCGCTTGTCGCCTGCTCTGCAGCCGCTGCGCCGGCTCTGTGCGGGCGGCTGGTTGCGCGAGGCGGATGTCGATCTCTGCCTGCGCCTGTTGCACCCGGCGCTGCGTCTCAATCGTGTTTATGCGCGGGTCGAGTCACGCCGCTGGGTGGCCGACGACATGCTGGCGATACAACTGCGTTGCAACGGCAACGCGCGCGGCTGGCGTGCCGGGCAGCATGTTCAGCTGTATCTGCAGCAGGACGGGGTGCGTCACGGGCGCAGTTACAGCCTGACCTCGGTGGCGGCCGACGGGCGCATCGAGGTCGCGATCAAGCGTCAACCCGGTGGGCGGTTATCCAATCTGCTGCTCGATCATCTGGCCGTGGGGCAACTCATCGAACTGGGCCAGGCCTTTGGTGACTTCGCCTGGCCGCAAGAGCCGCGCGCGGTGCTGTTGCTGGCGGCCGGCAGCGGCATCACGCCGTTGCTCGGGTTATTGCGTGAGGCGCTGGCGCGAGGCTTTTCTGCGCCGGTGACACTGCTGCATCAGGTGCGGCATCGCGGCCAGCAGGCCTTTGCTGAAGAGCTGCAGGCACTGGCGGCACGGCATGCCAACTTCCAGGTGCAGTGGGCTTTCAGTGGTGAGGGCGAGCGGCTGTCGGCCGAGCGGCTGGCCGCATTGCCGGGTGAGCATGTGCGGGTCTGTGGCCCGCGTGGGTTCGTCGAGCAGGCCTGTGGCGGGTGGCATGACGCCGGACGCGGAGGCAGCCTGCAATCGGAAAGTTTCAGCCCGTTGCCGGTATTGGCCGACGCGCAGGCGAGGGCGATCCGCCTGAGCTTTGCCCGCAGCCAGCAGCAGGTCTCGGGCAGCAGCAACGCCAGTCTGCTGGAGCAAGCCGAGGCGGCCGGGTTGCGTCCGGCTCATGGCTGTCGCCAGGGCATCTGCACCAGCTGCACCTGCCTGCTGCTGGCCGGTACGGTGCGTGATCTGCGCAGTGGCGCGTTGTTCGCCGAGCCCAACCAACCCATTCGTTTGTGTGTCAGTGCCCCGCATGGGGATGTGGAGATCGACCTGTGA